From Chrysemys picta bellii isolate R12L10 unplaced genomic scaffold, ASM1138683v2 scaf22, whole genome shotgun sequence, the proteins below share one genomic window:
- the LOC135977743 gene encoding collagen alpha-2(I) chain-like, which yields MFGCSDGKWDSLTRRTGSWDAGGVQGAGRGFRAGSWGERCRQGAQERELGCRRVGCLQAGPGLGIWAPPPWQAGSRAGQRGPGWALGARPGRGSQGGSQGAGLLPGLDSSPRVPGRSPRTAPGSGARSRAAGGGLWAGLAPCPGPAGSQAPLKVGWAQGRPDPPGGARAPGQRGEPQAGLGPWALEGGSCLGAGSWGSTPAGHLKRLCWCCRVGGCQGAHGAVKAASPALGRGSPAQRGAGRGLRAGRGGAGEVRAYPQRRAPCLPGPHAGPLPGEGRGGAGQHRALHAALATPPGTSPEAPIGRSSPFPANGSFGRRCLEQPLTPRDMLP from the exons ATGTTTGGTTGCAGTGATGGAAAATGGGACTCTCTGACCAGGAG gacagggagttgggatgcaggaggggtacagggtgcaggcagggggttcagggcagggagttggggtgagaggtgcaggcagggggctcaggagagggagttggggtgcaggagggtaggctgtttgcaggcaggcccggggctggggatctgggctcccccgccctggcaggcaggctcgagggccgggcagagggggccgggctgggcgcttggggccaggccgggcagaggcagccagggtggATCGCAGGGCGccgggctgctcccagggctggactcAAGCCCGAGGGTGCCGGGCCGGAGTCCCCGAACAGCGCCGGGGAGCGGAGCTCGCAGCCGGGCTGCGGGAGGGGGCCTGTGGGCCGGGctcgccccctgccccgggcctgctggctcccaggccccacttaaggtgggctgggctcaggggcggCCTGACCCCCCGGGTGGTGCCCGGGCCCCTGGCCAGCGCGGGGAGCCGCAGGCGGGTTTGGGACcctgggcgctggaggggggcagctgccttggggcggggagctggggcagcaccccCGCGGGCCACCTTAAGCGGCTGTGTTGGTGCTGCCGGGTGGGAGGctgccagggagcacatggggctgttaaagcagccagcccagccctggggagggggagcccggCTCAACGGggtgcaggccgggggctcagggcagggagagggggtgcaggagaggttcgggCTTACCCGCAGCGgcgcgctccctgcctgccagggccccatgccgggccgctcccgggggaggggaggggaggggcggggcagcacagggctctgcacgctgcccttgccacgcctccaggtacctcccctgaagctcccattggccgcagttccccgttcccggccaatgggagcttcgggaggcGGTGCCTAGAGCAACCCCTTACCCCCAGAGACATGCTGCCCTGA